The Desulfobacteraceae bacterium genome contains a region encoding:
- the rnc gene encoding ribonuclease III: protein MENRLAYRFRQPALLAEALRHSSLVNEQPEAGPALKDNQRLEFLGDAVLNLVVSDLLMARFPAWREGELSRKRAQLVNETQLAAIARQLAIGPHLQLGKGELQNNGREKSSILADALEAVIAAVYLDGGFTPASTLVRGFFSGLLQSPAEARLSRDYKSQLQEMAQHHHKLTPVYEVIAETGPDHDKTFIARVTIGTFQATGSGKSKKSAEQATARSALEKLGEQT from the coding sequence TTGGAGAATAGACTGGCCTACCGCTTTCGCCAGCCGGCACTTTTGGCGGAAGCCCTGCGCCACAGCTCGCTGGTCAACGAGCAGCCCGAAGCCGGCCCGGCCCTGAAAGACAACCAGCGCTTGGAATTTCTGGGTGACGCCGTTTTGAATCTCGTGGTGAGCGACCTGCTGATGGCGCGTTTTCCAGCCTGGCGGGAGGGTGAACTTTCGCGCAAGCGCGCCCAGCTGGTCAACGAGACCCAGCTCGCCGCGATTGCCCGGCAGCTGGCGATCGGCCCGCATCTCCAACTGGGCAAAGGCGAGCTGCAAAACAACGGCCGCGAAAAAAGCTCGATCCTGGCCGACGCACTGGAGGCCGTCATCGCGGCCGTTTACCTGGACGGTGGCTTTACGCCCGCCAGCACGCTGGTCCGCGGGTTTTTTTCAGGCCTGCTGCAATCGCCCGCGGAGGCCCGCCTGAGCCGGGACTATAAAAGTCAGCTGCAGGAAATGGCCCAGCACCATCACAAGCTCACACCGGTCTACGAGGTGATTGCAGAAACGGGCCCGGATCACGACAAAACCTTTATCGCGCGGGTGACCATCGGCACCTTCCAGGCCACCGGAAGCGGGAAAAGCAAAAAATCGGCCGAACAGGCCACCGCCCGCAGCGCACTGGAAAAGCTCGGTGAACAGACCTGA
- a CDS encoding radical SAM protein — protein sequence MNRPESPRPTAGGMAEGPPRPFIVPLFLPQAGCPFQCAFCNQRHISGKPRGVPESAALRRQIERFLGYRDARRGETQIAFYGGNFLGLEQALVEELLTLAQGYVAAGQAAGIRFSTRPDSVDARRLKWIAPFTVATIELGVQSMNDRVLTLAHRGHSAADTAAAMVRLKAAGYRIGAQLMVGLPGDSHARSLASGEATARLGPDFVRIYPTLVLRGSRLALAYRRGRYAPWSLTRCVATVKDLYCLFQARGIPIIRMGLQDAADLQDGRSVLAGPYHPAFGHLVLSEVFLDRASACLSRASAAGGTVCLRVHPRSAARLRGHKNRNLEILRRRFDLDGIQVLPDDRLGLSAVTAERLEAPSG from the coding sequence GTGAACAGACCTGAGAGCCCCCGGCCCACCGCGGGGGGGATGGCCGAAGGCCCACCACGGCCGTTTATCGTCCCGCTGTTTCTGCCCCAGGCCGGCTGCCCTTTCCAATGCGCCTTCTGCAACCAGCGCCACATCAGCGGCAAGCCCCGAGGCGTCCCGGAGTCCGCAGCCCTTCGACGGCAGATCGAGCGGTTTTTGGGCTACCGCGACGCGCGCCGCGGAGAAACCCAGATCGCCTTCTACGGCGGTAATTTCCTGGGACTTGAACAGGCGTTGGTGGAAGAACTGCTGACCCTTGCCCAGGGCTACGTCGCCGCCGGCCAGGCGGCCGGCATCCGATTTTCAACCCGCCCCGACAGCGTTGACGCCCGCCGGCTGAAATGGATCGCCCCCTTCACGGTCGCCACCATCGAACTCGGGGTGCAGTCCATGAACGACCGGGTGCTGACCCTGGCCCACCGCGGCCACAGCGCCGCCGACACCGCCGCGGCCATGGTTCGCCTGAAAGCGGCGGGGTATCGGATCGGGGCCCAGCTGATGGTGGGGCTGCCCGGCGACAGCCACGCCCGCAGCCTGGCTTCGGGCGAGGCAACCGCCCGGCTGGGGCCGGATTTCGTACGCATCTACCCGACACTGGTGCTCCGCGGCAGCCGGCTGGCGCTCGCCTACCGGCGTGGGCGCTACGCGCCGTGGTCCCTTACGCGCTGTGTCGCGACCGTCAAAGACCTCTATTGTCTCTTCCAGGCGCGCGGCATCCCCATCATCCGCATGGGGCTTCAGGACGCTGCGGATCTGCAGGACGGCCGGTCCGTCCTGGCCGGACCGTACCACCCGGCCTTCGGCCACCTGGTTTTGTCGGAGGTTTTTCTGGACCGCGCCAGCGCCTGCCTTTCCCGGGCCTCTGCAGCCGGCGGGACGGTCTGCCTGCGGGTTCACCCGCGGTCGGCCGCGCGCCTACGGGGCCACAAAAACCGCAACCTGGAAATCCTGCGGCGCCGTTTCGACCTGGACGGCATTCAGGTGCTACCCGACGACCGGCTGGGGCTGAGTGCGGTGACCGCAGAGCGGCTGGAGGCACCCTCCGGATAG
- a CDS encoding universal stress protein, whose amino-acid sequence MELPKVEVKKILYATDLSESARRAFAYAVSLANLYKAKITFLHVMSEDPGMDSKLAGYIDAEKWEEIKRRNEEDARSILIGKQRNSGRSAIGEALGQFAEAARAEQDFGMDEIMVKRGNPVDVILAQAEESNCDLIVMGTHGHGLIADAVMGSTARRVLRKSRKPVLVVRLTEE is encoded by the coding sequence ATGGAACTGCCCAAAGTCGAGGTTAAAAAAATTCTCTACGCCACGGATCTTTCCGAAAGCGCCCGCCGCGCTTTTGCCTATGCCGTGAGCCTGGCCAACCTTTACAAGGCCAAGATCACCTTCCTGCACGTGATGAGCGAAGACCCCGGAATGGATTCCAAGCTGGCCGGCTACATCGATGCCGAGAAGTGGGAGGAAATCAAGCGCCGAAATGAAGAGGATGCGCGCAGCATCCTGATCGGCAAGCAGCGTAACAGCGGGCGCAGCGCCATCGGTGAGGCCTTGGGGCAGTTTGCCGAAGCGGCCCGGGCCGAACAGGACTTCGGGATGGACGAGATCATGGTCAAGCGCGGAAACCCGGTGGATGTCATCCTGGCCCAGGCCGAGGAAAGCAACTGCGACCTGATCGTCATGGGCACCCACGGCCACGGCCTGATTGCCGACGCCGTGATGGGCAGCACCGCCCGGCGCGTGCTGCGAAAATCCAGAAAGCCCGTACTGGTGGTGCGTCTGACGGAGGAGTGA
- a CDS encoding PHP domain-containing protein has translation MIDLHIHSTASDGTLQPHEIIARAAALGLQAIAITDHDSLEGVKSALRQPIPPALKFLTGVEISAATPPFIRLAGSFHILGYGIDPQDPTLNDSLQVLRTSRENRNPAIIAKLNRLGIDITLAEVSTAAGECQLGRPHIARVLVQKGVAASIDEAFKRLLGAGKPAYVDKHRISCREALQSIRDAGGVPVLAHPGLLSFETRCGLADAVIGLMEMGLMGLEVFYPEHSPAFTEACRRIARRHDLLMTGGSDFHGDLNPEIALGIGRGDLNVPFALYEALVRRLQPAARRSAR, from the coding sequence ATGATCGATCTTCATATTCACTCCACCGCATCCGACGGAACCCTTCAGCCCCATGAGATCATCGCCCGGGCCGCCGCTCTGGGACTCCAGGCCATCGCCATCACCGATCACGACAGCCTCGAGGGGGTCAAAAGCGCGCTGCGGCAGCCGATCCCGCCGGCCCTGAAGTTTCTCACCGGGGTGGAGATCAGCGCCGCAACGCCGCCGTTCATCCGCCTCGCCGGCAGCTTTCACATCCTGGGCTACGGCATCGACCCTCAGGACCCGACCCTGAACGATTCCCTGCAAGTCCTGCGCACATCCCGGGAAAACCGCAACCCGGCGATCATCGCCAAGCTCAATCGGCTGGGAATCGACATCACCCTGGCCGAGGTCAGCACGGCGGCGGGGGAATGCCAGCTGGGGCGCCCGCACATCGCCCGCGTGCTGGTCCAAAAGGGGGTGGCAGCCTCCATCGACGAGGCCTTCAAACGCTTGCTTGGAGCCGGCAAACCTGCATACGTGGACAAACACCGGATCAGCTGCCGCGAGGCGCTGCAATCCATTCGCGACGCTGGAGGGGTGCCGGTGCTGGCCCACCCCGGACTGCTGAGCTTTGAAACCCGCTGCGGGCTGGCGGATGCCGTGATCGGGCTGATGGAGATGGGCCTGATGGGCCTTGAGGTATTCTACCCGGAACACAGTCCGGCATTCACCGAAGCCTGCCGGCGGATAGCCCGCCGGCACGATCTGCTGATGACCGGTGGAAGCGACTTTCACGGCGACCTCAACCCGGAGATCGCGCTTGGCATCGGCCGGGGCGATCTCAACGTCCCGTTTGCCCTCTACGAAGCCCTGGTCCGACGTCTGCAACCCGCCGCCCGCCGATCTGCGCGATGA
- the fabD gene encoding ACP S-malonyltransferase, whose amino-acid sequence MSKTAFLFPGQGSQAVGMGRDIYHAHGFARDIFAMANEIAATDIARLCFEGPMADLTQTVNLQPAVTAVNLAFLAAIEEAGISAEIVAGHSLGEYSALCAAGVVSPRDALQLVQRRGELMHREATRHQGAMHAVIGLTIAEVQELVAQGAAAGPVSVANHNTESQIVITGAPQAVQKVSALAAARGAKAVALKVSGAWHSELIRGAEKDFADFLETIAFQPPRAEVLFNVTAAPAQAPQSIRQIMARQLCSPVKWFDIVRRLMAVEVTTFVEVGPGKVLTGLLKKILPADYPQRFFNVNSLKALDDFLSAVI is encoded by the coding sequence ATGAGCAAAACCGCCTTTCTTTTTCCCGGCCAGGGCTCCCAGGCCGTGGGCATGGGCCGGGACATATACCACGCCCATGGGTTTGCCCGCGATATTTTCGCCATGGCCAACGAGATCGCCGCAACAGACATCGCCCGATTGTGTTTCGAAGGCCCCATGGCCGATCTCACCCAGACGGTGAACCTTCAGCCCGCGGTGACGGCCGTCAACCTCGCCTTTCTGGCCGCCATCGAGGAGGCCGGTATTTCCGCGGAGATCGTGGCCGGCCACAGCCTCGGGGAGTACAGCGCGCTGTGCGCCGCCGGGGTTGTCTCCCCCCGGGACGCCCTGCAGCTGGTGCAGCGGCGCGGCGAGCTGATGCACCGCGAGGCCACCCGCCACCAGGGGGCGATGCACGCCGTCATCGGCCTGACCATCGCCGAAGTCCAGGAACTGGTTGCCCAGGGCGCTGCCGCCGGTCCCGTGTCGGTGGCCAATCACAACACCGAAAGCCAGATCGTCATCACCGGCGCCCCCCAGGCGGTTCAAAAGGTTTCCGCGCTGGCCGCCGCCAGAGGCGCCAAGGCTGTCGCCCTGAAAGTCAGCGGGGCCTGGCACAGCGAACTGATCCGCGGGGCCGAAAAGGATTTCGCCGACTTTCTGGAAACCATCGCCTTCCAGCCGCCCCGGGCGGAGGTACTCTTCAACGTCACCGCGGCCCCGGCCCAGGCGCCCCAAAGCATCCGCCAGATCATGGCGCGCCAGCTGTGCAGCCCGGTGAAATGGTTCGATATCGTCCGCCGGCTGATGGCAGTTGAGGTGACGACCTTCGTGGAGGTCGGACCGGGAAAAGTTCTCACCGGGCTGTTGAAGAAAATCCTGCCGGCGGACTACCCCCAGCGATTCTTCAACGTGAACTCCCTGAAAGCCCTGGATGACTTTCTGAGCGCCGTCATCTGA
- the dksA gene encoding RNA polymerase-binding protein DksA produces the protein MKKEEMDVFKAQLTQRLEELLSQADETVTGMTAQKENFPDPTDRASLESDRNFMLRIRDREAKLIKKIKKALERIENGSFGICETCGEEISIERLKARPVTTQCIECKTKEEALEKSLGL, from the coding sequence ATGAAAAAAGAAGAGATGGACGTCTTTAAGGCGCAGCTGACCCAGCGACTGGAAGAGCTCTTGTCCCAGGCAGATGAAACGGTCACCGGCATGACGGCCCAGAAAGAGAACTTTCCGGATCCCACCGACCGCGCCTCCCTCGAGTCCGACCGCAATTTCATGCTGCGGATCCGCGACCGCGAGGCCAAATTGATCAAAAAGATCAAAAAGGCCCTCGAACGGATCGAAAACGGCAGCTTCGGGATCTGCGAAACCTGCGGCGAGGAGATCTCCATCGAACGCCTGAAGGCACGGCCCGTGACCACCCAGTGCATCGAATGCAAAACCAAGGAAGAGGCGCTGGAGAAATCTCTGGGCTTATGA